The proteins below come from a single Candidatus Thermoplasmatota archaeon genomic window:
- a CDS encoding site-2 protease family protein: protein MVVLSSIFPIALLAVATGFLLHELMHKLVAQKYGCWAEYRAFPFGLVLALLMSAAGFVFAAPGAVYIMGSITKKENGKISLAGPLINIVIGAVC from the coding sequence ATGGTAGTACTTAGCTCGATTTTTCCTATTGCGCTCCTAGCTGTAGCTACAGGATTCTTGCTCCACGAGTTAATGCATAAATTAGTAGCTCAAAAATACGGCTGCTGGGCAGAATATAGAGCTTTTCCTTTTGGCTTAGTACTTGCTTTGCTTATGTCAGCTGCTGGCTTTGTATTTGCTGCCCCCGGCGCTGTCTATATAATGGGCTCTATAACAAAAAAAGAAAACGGTAAAATATCGCTTGCAGGACCTTTAATCAATATAGTTATTGGCGCTGTATGCTT
- a CDS encoding site-2 protease family protein, which translates to KISLAGPLINIVIGAVCLPFVFLVPQSYILNFIVMVYWVNSFLAFFNMLPIYPLDGSKVFRWNTGIYVISFVAALVLAIPGFRTIFL; encoded by the coding sequence GTAAAATATCGCTTGCAGGACCTTTAATCAATATAGTTATTGGCGCTGTATGCTTACCTTTCGTATTTCTCGTTCCTCAGAGCTATATCCTAAATTTTATAGTTATGGTATATTGGGTAAATTCTTTTCTAGCTTTCTTCAATATGCTACCAATCTATCCCCTTGATGGTTCAAAAGTATTTAGATGGAACACAGGAATTTATGTAATCTCTTTCGTAGCGGCGTTAGTTTTAGCTATTCCTGGCTTTAGAACAATCTTTCTATAA